The Nitrospirota bacterium genomic interval ATTGCTACAATACATTCAAAGCAACCGCAGGAAGTCATTGGATTTTCCATAATTGTATATAGATTTAGCGTCTCAACTGAACCACCAGATGCCTTTTTCAGATAATCATCAATTCCAGAGTATCTGCCGTAACGCGCATCCAGAAGCTCTCCTTTTATTATAGGCTGGTTACCTCCGGTTGGATCAATCTCATACGCTGCCCTACAGTCAAGCCAGTTAAAAGCTCCGCATAGACCGAGCCTTTCTGGGCTTACAACACACACATGACTTGGAGCAAATGATTGACAGAGAAGACATGAATAGAAGGTATCTACTGCTTCATCGGTAAGACCACCGAGCCTCTGGTCTCTTTCTCTGTAAGCTTTCCTCGCCTCTTCCTGAATTCTCAGAACGTCTTCCTCATCAGTATAAAGAGTAACCTGAACTTTGTCTACAATAGTTTTGAATCTATTATGTATCATAGTTATATTAATGATTCCAAGATGTTCGAGAGTAAAGCCTTCCTTCTTGGCATTATGGCTAATTCTAAGCCAGTTAATATCACGCTGACCCATATGCCACACACCTTGTGCCTCATTGATATTGGAATGCACTTTTCGCTCTATGACCGATTCAAAATCTGTCTGCATTTTTCTTCCAGCAACATCTATTACAATACCAAGAGGCATTTGGCCACCCTTATTGTATTTCTCCTCCCAATCGTTTCCAACAATAATTACCTTGCCATCTTCTATTTCATCCATTTCCTTCATCCGCACCCATTCGAATGAGGGGGTTCTGTTACCACCGAACTCCATGAACATATCTTCTTTACGAATTCTTTCACCTTCAAATGCAGGACCATACGCAACAGGAATTGGTGGTTTTTCAACTATAATCTTTAAACCTCTGACCTCTATAGCCTTCTGGACAATCTTATCGTGATCCAGCTCTTTATCAACTTCTTCATAAATACATACACCTGTTGGATGTATGACAGGCACATCAGTATCACAGACCGCTGGGTATCCCATGTTTATTGCACCTGCACCTGTTGTCCATTTTATTTCGTCAAGATCCCCTAATACCAGGGCAAAAGCAAAAACCCTGTCTTTCGTATATTTGAGATGGGCTTTATAATCACCCGGCTTTTTACCTCCAAAAATAAGAGAAGCTCTTATTGACCAGTCCAATGGATATATCGTATGCTCTGTATCTGGTCCTACAGGCACGATCCGCGTCTCCCATCCCAGTTCTACACCTTTCCTGAGAAGCTGCTTTGTAACGCTGTTCCCATTAACATGGCCTGACAGAAAAGTAAGGATATTCTTTTCCTGAAGTTCTCGCACTATCTTTACAGCTGTGTCGTCATCTGGAGCTGCTCCAATAATAGCTGCAAAACCTGGCATAGTTCCATCAACAAGCTGAATGCCTAAATTCCTCTGAATAGTATCAGTAATAAATCCATTATAAACATATCCAGTCTCAGGGTCTGTAAAAGGTTCAAGATTATTTATATACCGAAGTGCCATTAGAATCTCTTCTGCGAAAAGTGATGCCATTCCTGAATCCAATGCTTCACCGAGATATGGTCTCCACAAGTTCTCTTCTGGTTCCGGGTGTAACATTTCTTTTGCCATCCCGAGTGCAACCCTCATATCTGATAGTGTCTTTACTGGAAAAGCTGTCATAGCATATATAAGTGGTAAATAAAAAGCTGTATCGGGAAACTCGAAAGTAAAATTTTCGCCTTTTTCTGATATATTTTTTTCGAGCATATCTTCTGCCTTCTTGACAAGTAAATGGGCACCTCTTATAGCGGCTGAGGCAATTAGCTTGGACATTACTTCCTCCTGTATTTAAAATTGAAAAGCAAAATTTAAAAAAATTTCTATTTCTATGCTGTCCTTACTCTTAAAAATGCAGGAATGCCATTTGCTTCTCTTGGTCCTACAGTGACTTTCCACCCATCAAGTTTATCTTCAATTGCCCCACTTAGTATTGCTACATATCCAGGAATTATTAATTCTCGATGTTTTATTTCTTTCTCTACTCCGCTTTCCTTGATGAATTGCGCAATCTTTCCTGCTGTAAATTTTCCGGCTGCCCACGCAGTAAGAACAGAAAGTCCTTCGCAGTCCATTACAGCAAGATAACTCGGGATCCTGCTGTTTTCTATTTCTCCTGAAACAATGAAGTATGTAAGTGAGAAATTAGTTGTTATCATAAGTGGGGAATCAGGAGTTGGTTCGCCAAGTTTATAAATTTTCTGTTCAACCTGCATAGGGACCTGTGGATCTGTGTAAATATTCTGTCTTAATGTAAACAGAACTATGTTCTTCCATTTTTCGATGCTGCTAAGAACAATAATTGAAGAGTACTTTATAGTAGCGAGACCTGCTATAAGTGCTTCTGTAAGACTGTCTTCTCGTTGAGCAAAAGTGATCACAGGGAATCCAAGTGGTTTAAAATTCTTTTTTATGGCTGATCTTCTTATCAATGTGTTATGTTCCAATATTTCGTTTGCCTTTCTTGCACCTGAATCTATTACCATATCAGATATTCCTGAAGATTGAAGCTTTTCTGTTAATGAAACGAGAGCTTCAAAACCACCATTAGTTGATGAGACAGTAACACCAGCAATTGCATTGTATTTTTTTACAATTGGCACTATCTGTTCAACATTGTCTTTGTTTACTCCATAAACTATAGGCCTTTTATCAGCACAAAGCTTCAACGCAGACTCAGCAGATTGCGGGTTAACTGTGCAAATAATCAGAGGCACTTCAGGTGCTTTTGTAATAATCGTCTTAACAGCATACTCAAACTTTCCTGCATCATTTGAATCATTAAAAAGGGCTATCGCATCTATCCTTAGTTTCTGTCCCACTCTGTCAATTTCTGAATGAAGCACTTCATCAACCTTCTTTATTATTTCAGACTCTGGAAGTGTGTCTTTAATCTCTAATGCAAATGCACAGGGATTAACAAATCTTTTATCGTGTCTAAAAAGGACAGTCTCTTCCCCCAATTTTATAGATCTTTCACCAATGCCAAAAGTGATAGGTCTTATTGGTGGTGCAGAAGCCTCTCCGAGTTTTTGTCTGGCTTCATCAGAGACATCAGGACATGCATCCAGCGACGCTTGCCTCTGTGCCAGTTTCATTGCAAAAGCAAGACACGTGGGAAATCCGCATTTTTTACAGTTTGTTTTTGGTAACAGCTTAAATATCTCAACACCGGTTAAAGCCATTCTTTTACCTCCGTTAACAACTTTCTACCCTATTAATTCGTCAATAATTTTCTCAACTCCTTCAACTGCTTTAGGATGCCTCATAATCAGAAGTTCAGCTCCTGCAATAAGCAATGACATTGCTGTAACAGCTTCCCATGCTATTCCTCTATCTGAAACATTCCCCCATTGTGGCACTTCATCTTCAGTGGCCTGAGTTTCTTTTACTTTCCATACATACATTCCTATATCCCCTAATAATGGTTGCTGCATAGTCACATCGTTCTGAGTGAGTGCTGCAAGTCGTATTCTCTCCATAACTGAATAGGTATATTCAAGTCCATAACCTAAGGCAGAACACATGGGATCGATAATAATTCTCTCTTTATCAAAACCCATCTGTGTAATAAGAATATTCAACTGTTTTGATAGATTAATATCAAGTTCGGACATAGCAATTAATTTATGGTTATGTGCCATAGCAGCAGCAGCGATCGTTTTGTAATTTGCTTCCTGCGCCTTCCCAATTATACAATTTCTTCCTTTTGCTGCCTCCGCAGCTGCAATCAAAATAGAAGCATCTTTCTCTGCATGGTTACTGCCAAGTATAATTAAAGGAACATCAACTGCTGAAAGGACTTCTCTTACCGTCTTAGCAGCATGTTCAGGTGGACTATTTTCTCTGTCTGGGTGTGTGCTTATCAACCTCAGCGCTATAGTTTTAGCATGCAAATCATTCTGACAAAACTTTGCCCATGATACAGGATCGTTTGATACACCATCATATAGTTTTTGTAAATTTTCAGGCCAGTCAATTGGAGGCACATCCTGTATTTCATAAGCGATTAAAGGTCTATTAGGACATGATCCATCAAAAACATGGAGGTTAAGGACATTCTCCCCTCCGAATTTTATTTCTTTTGGATCATCTCCGATAGATACTTGATAAACTTTCCCTGAATATGTCTCTTTCGGTGGGGTAAAAGCCATCTTATCCTCCAATTAGCAATTTTAATAATTCATTAAGAAACTTTATTTTAATAAATTAAAGTATGAGTATGCAATTTTTTATTAGCCCATTTTTTACACTCTGATAAATAATCCTAATGTATCTCTAAATAAGAATGAGCATAAAGAGTCCTTCCCATAATGACATTAATAGTCTTTACTGTTGGAGTAATCTCATGAGGATCAGCAATAACAGCAGTCAAACCTTCATACATCAAAAGTGAAAGGAAATGATTATTTAATATCGGCCTTATGTGTTTTGGGCACCCATTCGATACATTACTAAGACCTACTACTGTTTTCATTGGTGGATCATTAAGTTCTTGAAAAATCCTGACAGCCTTTATGACCTTCAATGCATGGTCCTGGGAAGTTGCCACTTGCAACACCAGAGGATCCAGATATAAGTCTTCAAGAGGAACACCATATTCTGAAGTTCTTGCCATAATTTCTGCTGCTAAAGCAGCTCTTTCTTCTGCATCTGCAGGCAAACCTCCTTTTCCAACAGTAAGACCTATTATCTGAGAATTATACTTTGCTGCAAGTTCGAGCATCGGAAACCTTTCGGGATCATTTGATGTTGAATTGATAAGAGGCCTGCCCCACTGATTATTATGCACCTTTAGCCCAGCTTCAATTGCTTTATAATTTGTTGTATCAAGACAAACGGGCAAAGGGACTACTTCTTGTATTGTAGTTACCATCCATTGCATCATTTCTTCGCCTTGGTCTTCAGCAGGTCCGATATTTGCGTCTATCATTCCCGCGCCAGCTTTCCACTGTGATATAGCAATATCCTGTATCGGTCCTTTATCCTTTTTCAATAATGCTTCTCTTACTCTTTTAGCAATGATACTTAATTTTTCTCCAATGATAAGCATAACTAAATATGCTCCTTTCTGATTTTCTGGGTAATCCAAAAATTGTATACCAGACAATCTTGATTTTCAAACTTGATTTTCAAAATTATGAAACCTCAATAAAATGCATAAGTCAAAAACAATAACATAAAAACATTTTTCAGGTAAAGAACTTCTATAAGCAATTGTTAAAAATATCCTTGATTATTTTCTAAAAATAATTATAAAATCGCAGAAATAATATTGACAAAGGTAGACGTTTATACTATCTTTTATGTTACGTTTTGAAATTTGGAAGGAGGTGAAAATTTAATGAAGAAAATTATAGCGTTAATCTTATCATTAGCCTTAATGGTAGCATTTACAATAGGGTGCAAACCAGCTGAAACACCAAAGCCTGAGGCACCAGCACCAGCTCCAGCTCCAGCTCCTGAGCAGGCACCAGCTCCAGCTCCAGCTCCTGAGCAGGCTCCAGCTCCAGCTCCTGAGAAGCCAGCTGAAGCTCCAGCAGGCAAATAGCAATTTAACAAAGAAGGGCAGTATAACTGCCCTTCTTTTTAATTGCTTTTTCATTACAAAAACTGGTATTTTACAATTATCCTACGATTTTTAATTTAAAGAGTGGGTTTACCCACTCTTTTGTTTTATATACTACTATTAACAGGTAATTTCATAAATGATTCAAGAAACGAAACAGAAAATAAAAGAATTAGCAACTCAGGTTGCTGAAGAATATGGAGTTGAAATCTTTGACATCGAGCTGCTCGGGACTGGAAAAATTTTACTAAGAGTGATTATTGATAAAGAGGGTGGTATTACACTTGATGACTGTGAAAGGTTCAGTAAGCGTCTCGGGGCTCTGCTCGATATTGAAGATCCAATCCCTGGTTCTTACACACTTGAAATTTCTTCACCTGGTCTCGACCGACCTCTAAAAAATATCAGGGATTTTCAGATTAGTTTGGGAAAATTGGCACGTATCATAACAACAGAAAAAATTGAAAATCAAAATTTTTTTATCGGATATATATCAGAAATAAATGATGATTATGTAAAATTAATAGTACATGGGAAGGAAATTAAAATCCCATTTGAAAAAATATCGAAAGCACGGCTGGAGATAGAAGTATAATGTCCAAAGAGCTTTGTTTTGTAATTGACCAAATAAGTAGAGAAAAGGGCATTTCGAGAGAGACGCTAATTGAAACACTGCGTTCAGCCCTACTTTCTGCTGTAAGGAAGAGGTTTGGAGGTAGGACAAATATTAATCTGCAGATAGATCCAAAGACCTGTGATATATTGGTGTTTGAAACAAAGTATATTGTATCAAAAGTATCAAATAAGGACGAGGAAATCTCATTGGAAGATGCAAACAAAATTTCACCTGAAGCATCGGTAGGAAACACTATCAATATACCATTGAATTTTCACGATTTCAGCAGAATCGCTGCTCAGACTGCAAAACAGGTTATATTCCAAAGGGTAAGAGAAGCTGAGAGAGATGTAATCTATAACGAATTCAAAGATAAGACAGGTGAGATAGTAAGCGGTGTTGTAATGAGAAAAGAAAAAGGATTTTTTTATTTAAATCTCGGGAAAACAGAAGCAATACTGCCTCTTAAAGAAATGCTTCCCAATGAGAATCTCAAAAGAGGAGATAACATACGAGCTTTAATACAAGATGTAAGAATTACTCCAAAAGGCCCTGCAATTCTGGTAACAAGGACAAGCCCACAGTTTGTCGCAGCCCTTTTCAAAATGGAGGTCCCTGAAATAAATGAAGGGCTTGTACTAATCAGGAACATAGTACGAGAACCGGGTGAAAGGACAAAAATTGCAGTCTATTCAAAGAATCCTTCTATTGACCCTGTCGGTGCTTGCGTGGGAATGAAAGGCACACGTGTTCAATCTATTGTAAGAGAACTCCGCGGTGAGAGAATAGACATCATTCCATGGACAGATGATCCAAGAGAACTCGTTGCAAGAGCACTCAGTCCTGCATCAGTGGACAGAATTGGCATAAACGAGGATACAAAAACAGCAATGGTAGTCGTTAATGACCAACAACTATCCCTTGCAATAGGTAAAAAAGGCCAAAATGTTAGACTTGCGATGAAACTAACCGGCTGGGATATTGATATCATTAGCGAAACAGAATATTCCAAAATGAGAATAGAAGAGGCGGATAAGACATTTTCACCTCCTTCTGCTGATGGATAAGGACCCTTCAGATTTTCAAATCCAGTATATAAAGGGTGTAGGCCCATATCGTGCAAAACTCCTAACTCGTCTCGGCATCAAAACAGTAAAAGATGCATTATATTACCTCCCTTACCGATATGAAGACAGAAGTAACATTCGTAAAATAAGCGACTTGAGATATAGCAGTCTTGAAACTGCGGCAGGTAAAATAGTTTCTGCTGAGGTCATAAAATTGCCAGGCAAAAACTTGAAAATATTTGAGCTGACTATCTATGACGGAAGCGGCATTCTGAAAGGCAAATGGTTTAACCAGCCTTATATGAAGAAAATTTTTAAATTGGGGCAGGAAATTTTACTCTGCGGCATTGTAAAAAGAAATCCTTATTGGGGGATTGGCTTTGAAATGGACAATCCTGAATATGAGATTATTACCGATGAAGATATCTCTATTCATATGAACCGTATTGTACCGATATACAGAGTGACAAGTGGACTGTCTGTAAGACAGATGCGGTCAATACTATACAACATCATCAATACATTTACAAAAACACTTTGTGATCATTTGCCTAAGGAGGTAAGGGAAAGGAATACCTTACCGGATTTATCAAAAAGTATATCAGAGGTCCATTTCCCAAGTTCAGTCACCGATATCGAAATCCTAAATAGATGGGCAACAGAATATCACAGAAGACTTTCTTTTGATGAACTTTTTATGCTCGAACTTGGCCTTGCAGTTATGAAAAAAGGCTTTACACAAGAAAAAGGCATCTCCTTCAATCCTGAAGGAAAACTCTTGAGAAAATTCATTGAGATACTTCCATTCAAACTAACCATGGCTCAGAAAAAAATATTCAATGAAATTCTCAGAGATATGAAAAAACCAAATCCAATGAATAGGCTTATTCAGGGCGATGTGGGATGTGGTAAAACAGTAGTTGCTTTAATGGCAATGCTCGTGGCAACAGAATGCGGCTATCAATCAACTCTGATGGCCCCAACAGAAATTCTTGCAGAACAGCACTATCTCAATATATATAAACTGTTAGAAGATCTCGGACTTAAAATATGCCTTTTGACTGGTAGCAAAAAGGATAGACCACTCGATAAGATAGCTGCTGGTGAGGTCGACATCATTGTTGGCACACATGCATTAATTCAAGAGTCAGTAACTTTTTCGAAGCTTGGACTTGTAGTCATAGATGAACAGCACAGATTCGGAGTTATACAGAGGTCTCTATTAAGAAAAAAAGGGATTAATCCTGATGTTCTTGTCATGACTGCCACACCTATCCCGAGGACACTTTCTCTTACACTTTATGGAGATTTAGATTACTCAATTATTGACGAACTTCCTCCAAACAGAAGACCTATAACTACAATACTTGTTAAATCATCACAAAAGGAATATATTTACAGACTCATAAAAGAAGAAGTCAAAAAGGGAAGACAGGTTTATGTTGTATATCCTATAATAGAAGAGTCTGAAAAAATCGATTTAAAGTCTGCAATCTTAGGGAAAAAAGCCTTCGAAAAAGTATTCCCCTATCTCAAGATAGGCCTGATTCATGGAAAAATGAAGGCTATTGAAAGAGAAACAATCATGACAGCATTCAAACATGGGGAAATACAGATACTTGTCAGCACAACTGTGATAGAGGTCGGAGTAGATGTGCCTAATGCCACCCTTATGGTTATAATACATGCTGAAAGATTCGGACTCTCACAGCTTCATCAACTAAGGGGCAGAATAGGAAGAAGTTCGCATAAATCTTATTGTATACTTGTTGCATATGAACCATATGGCGAGGAGGCTAAGAGGAGATTGAATATTATGGTTAAGACAAATGATGGCTTTAAGATTGCCGAAGAGGATTTAGCCATCAGAGGTCCAGGAGAGTTTTTTGGTACACGTCAATCAGGTGTGCCTGATCTCAAAATCGCCAATATTGTAAGAGATGCTTCACTTCTGAACGAAGCAAGAAAAGAAGCATTCAATATAATTGATATAGACCCTGAGTTGCTCAGTTTTCCCAGCCTGAAGAATTCACTTGAACAGTTCTGGCATGGAAAGATAGAATTGTTTAAAACAGGTTAAGGTAAAATCGCCATGTGGCAACGTTTAAAAAATAATTTCGACAATGGTATCAAAAAACTCAAATGGTTTTCATCAGCTCTGTCGGAAAGACTGAAGATAGAGATATCTGTAATGAAACTGCTTCATCAGTCTGAACAACTGGCTGAAAAAAAAGATGAATTGATGAAAGTAATCGGTCGTAGAGTATTTGAATTAAGACAACAATCCGAACGGTCTATAATTAATGACAGAATTATCTCGGAAGCACTTATTGAAATCGAACGGATTAATAGCGAAATAGAAGCCACAAAGAAGAAGGCTTCGGAAATAAGTAAAATAGAACCTTGATTGAGTATTTTATTCCATATATATTAAGCTTTTTACTTGGCTCTATCGTTGGTTCTTTCCTTAATGTCTGCATTTATAGAATTCCAAGAAATCTTTCGATTATTACACCTTCATCAAGATGTCCTTCCTGTAATACACCAATAAACGCCTTTGATAATATACCATTACTCAGCTATTTTTTCCTTCGAGGAAGATGTAGAATCTGTAAAAAACGAATATCGCTGAGATATCCACTTGTTGAATTACTGAATGCATTATTATATGTATTTATACTCTGGAGATTCGGAATAGGATGGCATATGCTCATCTATTGTCTTTTTTGTTCTACACTGATTGTGATAACTTTCATAGATCTTGAATTCCAGATAATACCCGACCGAATAACTTTACCGGGCATAGTTATAGGACTTATTACAGGTTCCTTTTTTCTCTTTGATCCTTTCCTGAGATACTCTCTTCTTGGATGGAAAGCATCCATTATTGGCTTCCTGACAGGGGGTGGATTATTTTATGCTATTGCAGTATTAAGCAAAGGTGGAATGGGAGGAGGAGACATCAAAATGATGGCAATGGTCGGTGCTATAATGGGATGGAAATCTGTACTCCTGACTACATTTATTGGCAGTCTTGCAGGAGCAATCTTTGGAATATTTCTCATGATATTCAGAGGAAAAGGTCGCAAGACTAAAATTCCCTTTGGACCATTCCTTGCCCTTGGAACACTTGCAACCCTGTTTTATGGACAGGAGATGTTTAACTTTTATTTTTACAGATAATTTATGAATATTGAGTTTATTTTTTTCAATTCTATTATTTTACTTATCCTGGCACTCATATCTTTCTTTCTAATAAGGGCTTTTTTTAAAGTATACAGTAGAAAAAAGAATTTAGATCAAAAGGATCTCTCAAAAGTAGGCTTCGTCGTGGACACCTTTCATGAACTTGTAGCCAAGCTGAAAGAGAAGGAAAAAGAACTCGAGATTCTTCGCAAAAAAGCTGAAGATAGGGCTACTGCAATCGAAGGTTATAATGAAAATATTCTTCAGAGTGTTCCAAGTGGGGTTATAAGCTTTGATGACAATCTGAGGATTACAAAGGTTAATCAATCTGCTGAAAAGATACTCGAAATGGATGGAAAGAGCATCATAGGCAAATATCATGAAGAAGTTTTGAACAAACCGATTACTGATATGCTAAATGAAAGAAAAATCACAGAAAGGGGTGAAATAAGTTATAAAACAAACTCAGGCAAAAGGATATGGTTGGGGCTTACAATTTCCCCACTAAAAGACAAGGAGGGAAAGACAATAGGTCAGATCCTCGTTTTTACCGATCTTACCCATCTCAAGTCATTCGAGGCTCAAATGGAATTGAGGGATAAACTCGCCAGTCTTGGTGAAATATCAGCCGGCATCGCTCACGAGTTAAGGAATCCGATGGCAGTAATTGCAGGATATACAAAACTTCTTTATAAAAAAGTGGATGAATCCATGAAAGCTACGGTCGGAGCTATATCAAAAGAGATATCAGTAATGGACAGAATTATTACGGATTTTCTCTCATTTGCAAAACCTCTTGAACTTACAATTTCTAATATTGATCTTAAGTCACTTATAGAGAAATGTATTTCTTCATTAAGGGAAGAAAGAACTGATATTAAATTTTTTCTAAATTTTCAGGAAATACCTTTAATTAAAGGTGATGAAGTTCTTCTCAGACAGGCATTCACAAATCTTATACAGAACTCGACCGAAGCAATGCCTCAAGGTGGTGAACTGAAAATAACTGCGGATAAGGATGATTATCTCAATGTATCTATTTCAGATTCAGGTCATGGAATTTCAGAGAATATAATTGACAAAATCTTTTTGCCATTTTTTACTACAAAAGAAAAAGGTACAGGACTTGGTCTTGCTATTGTCCACAAGATTATTATTTCCCACGGAGGCAGTATTTCTGTCACAAGCAATGAAAAAGGGACTACATTCAGAATCAGATTCCCTATAAAATAACCCTAAAAAAGGAGCAAACTATGTCAAAAATAACAATTCTTGATCTTCTTAAAAAAAAGAGTGAAAAAAGAAAGATTACGATGATTACTGCATATGATTATCCTTTTGCACGGATAGTTGACGAGGCGGGAATAGATGGTATTATAGTGGGTGATTCCGTTGGTATGGTTGTGCAAGGACTTGAAAACACTTTGCCGGTGACGATGGATGAAATGATATATCATACTAAAATTGTTTCAAAAGCAGTAAATAATGCAATGATCATCGGCGACCTTCCTTTTATGTCTTATCAAGCAAGCATAGAAGAAGGGGTAAGAAATGCAGGCAGATTTATAAAAGAAGCTGGGGCTACCTGTGTGAAAATAGAAGGTGGGGCCGAAGTGGCTGAACATATCAGAAGAATGACGAAATCAGATATTCCTGTTATGGCACATATCGGCCTCACACCTCAGTCCATTCACAGAATGGGTGGGTATAGAGTTCAGGGTAAAACTGAAGAAGCTGCGAGAAGATTAATTGAAGAAGCTCATATTGCCGAGGATGCTGGAGCTTGTTCACTACTTCTTGAGGCGATACCTATGAAACTTGCGAAAACTATTACCGATTCAATCTCCATACCAACTATTGGTATTGGCGCAGGGCCATATTGTGATGGTCAGGTTCTCGTCTTACATGATGTTCTGGGTCTATTTGAGAGGTTTTTACCAAAATTTGCAAAACGATATGTAAATCTGAAAGAAGAAGCATTAAAGGCAATTAAAACATATAAGGAAGAGGTCGAAAACGGCATCTTCCCTTCAGAAGAACAGAGTTTCAAATAACCTAACCCTGATTATTTATAAACTATGATTAAGCCAAATAATGCAGATATTGCTCGAAAATTTCGTTAACTCGATATCCCCCCTTCGTCCCCCCTTGGCAAGGGGAGAATTAAAGTCAGGCTTTATAGATTTTTTAATCGCATTTTTCGGGTTAAATACTATGTCCTGTATATATATTAAGAATTTATGAATGAATAAAATTGGCTAAATTAGCGAATAGAAATACCATGTGTCTTAAGCATATCAGTAAATGGTCTACCGAATATAAAAAGTTCGAACTCCACTTTAAGCCCCAATTCATTTTTTGCATACTCACGGATAGTAATATCTCTTTTTACAAGTTCAGATAATAATTCGAGATTCTTTTTATAATCTTTGCCTCGTTTTATAAGTGATACAAGATTACTAAATTCGTCACAAGAGCATTGTTGCTCATGAGCCTTAATAATATCCAGAATGGGATCATCAGGATTGATAATATCTGCACGGGAAAGGTTATCTTTTCCTATTATACTTATCAAGTCCGAAGGGTCCCAACACTTAAGCAGACGACATTCTATAAACCGATGTCTGTAAATCTTACATGATGAATCCTTTTCACTGAAAAAAATACAAGACCAGTTTTCATTTTTACCCAATACTTTTAATAATTCTTTCTGGTTTTTCCCCAGCTTTCTTGTAACAGGGTCATACACCATCTCTCCTTTTCTCAATGTTACAAGATGCTGATGACCAGCATATCCTGCCAATAATATTGCTTTGTCCTTATCATGCAAAACCGGGCCACCTCTTTTACAACATGTTCCACACCTTATACAGTATGACCTTAAGCTTTTTTCTTTTCTCCTTTGACGGTAAAAATTCATTTCTTTAAGATACGCTTCAAATTCTCTATTCTCGCTGAAAGTCCTTCTCTTAAAACA includes:
- the cdhC gene encoding CO dehydrogenase/CO-methylating acetyl-CoA synthase complex subunit beta, yielding MSKLIASAAIRGAHLLVKKAEDMLEKNISEKGENFTFEFPDTAFYLPLIYAMTAFPVKTLSDMRVALGMAKEMLHPEPEENLWRPYLGEALDSGMASLFAEEILMALRYINNLEPFTDPETGYVYNGFITDTIQRNLGIQLVDGTMPGFAAIIGAAPDDDTAVKIVRELQEKNILTFLSGHVNGNSVTKQLLRKGVELGWETRIVPVGPDTEHTIYPLDWSIRASLIFGGKKPGDYKAHLKYTKDRVFAFALVLGDLDEIKWTTGAGAINMGYPAVCDTDVPVIHPTGVCIYEEVDKELDHDKIVQKAIEVRGLKIIVEKPPIPVAYGPAFEGERIRKEDMFMEFGGNRTPSFEWVRMKEMDEIEDGKVIIVGNDWEEKYNKGGQMPLGIVIDVAGRKMQTDFESVIERKVHSNINEAQGVWHMGQRDINWLRISHNAKKEGFTLEHLGIINITMIHNRFKTIVDKVQVTLYTDEEDVLRIQEEARKAYRERDQRLGGLTDEAVDTFYSCLLCQSFAPSHVCVVSPERLGLCGAFNWLDCRAAYEIDPTGGNQPIIKGELLDARYGRYSGIDDYLKKASGGSVETLNLYTIMENPMTSCGCFECIVAIIPEANGVMIVQRGHTGMTPVGMKFSTLAGSVGGGTQNPGFMGIGRNFIVSKKFLAGDGGIKRIVWMTKNLKEGLKEAFNKRAEEEGVPDLLDKIADETICEDSEKLLEFLTSVGHPALEMEPML
- a CDS encoding acetyl-CoA decarbonylase/synthase complex subunit delta; the protein is MAFTPPKETYSGKVYQVSIGDDPKEIKFGGENVLNLHVFDGSCPNRPLIAYEIQDVPPIDWPENLQKLYDGVSNDPVSWAKFCQNDLHAKTIALRLISTHPDRENSPPEHAAKTVREVLSAVDVPLIILGSNHAEKDASILIAAAEAAKGRNCIIGKAQEANYKTIAAAAMAHNHKLIAMSELDINLSKQLNILITQMGFDKERIIIDPMCSALGYGLEYTYSVMERIRLAALTQNDVTMQQPLLGDIGMYVWKVKETQATEDEVPQWGNVSDRGIAWEAVTAMSLLIAGAELLIMRHPKAVEGVEKIIDELIG
- a CDS encoding dihydropteroate synthase; amino-acid sequence: MLIIGEKLSIIAKRVREALLKKDKGPIQDIAISQWKAGAGMIDANIGPAEDQGEEMMQWMVTTIQEVVPLPVCLDTTNYKAIEAGLKVHNNQWGRPLINSTSNDPERFPMLELAAKYNSQIIGLTVGKGGLPADAEERAALAAEIMARTSEYGVPLEDLYLDPLVLQVATSQDHALKVIKAVRIFQELNDPPMKTVVGLSNVSNGCPKHIRPILNNHFLSLLMYEGLTAVIADPHEITPTVKTINVIMGRTLYAHSYLEIH
- a CDS encoding acetyl-CoA decarbonylase/synthase complex subunit gamma, which translates into the protein MALTGVEIFKLLPKTNCKKCGFPTCLAFAMKLAQRQASLDACPDVSDEARQKLGEASAPPIRPITFGIGERSIKLGEETVLFRHDKRFVNPCAFALEIKDTLPESEIIKKVDEVLHSEIDRVGQKLRIDAIALFNDSNDAGKFEYAVKTIITKAPEVPLIICTVNPQSAESALKLCADKRPIVYGVNKDNVEQIVPIVKKYNAIAGVTVSSTNGGFEALVSLTEKLQSSGISDMVIDSGARKANEILEHNTLIRRSAIKKNFKPLGFPVITFAQREDSLTEALIAGLATIKYSSIIVLSSIEKWKNIVLFTLRQNIYTDPQVPMQVEQKIYKLGEPTPDSPLMITTNFSLTYFIVSGEIENSRIPSYLAVMDCEGLSVLTAWAAGKFTAGKIAQFIKESGVEKEIKHRELIIPGYVAILSGAIEDKLDGWKVTVGPREANGIPAFLRVRTA
- a CDS encoding ribosome maturation factor RimP, with amino-acid sequence MIQETKQKIKELATQVAEEYGVEIFDIELLGTGKILLRVIIDKEGGITLDDCERFSKRLGALLDIEDPIPGSYTLEISSPGLDRPLKNIRDFQISLGKLARIITTEKIENQNFFIGYISEINDDYVKLIVHGKEIKIPFEKISKARLEIEV